The following proteins come from a genomic window of Streptomyces liliiviolaceus:
- a CDS encoding carboxymuconolactone decarboxylase family protein, which yields MAENADTGGTGGTGRTGWTGWTGGKHAFGDFAPGLVHYTDRVLFDEVWEREDLSKRDRSLVTIAALTALGKMDQLQFHLGFARQNGVTDEELQEALLHLAFYAGWPNGMGATGVLKRIVDERD from the coding sequence ATGGCTGAGAACGCAGACACCGGCGGGACCGGCGGGACCGGCAGGACCGGCTGGACCGGCTGGACCGGCGGAAAGCATGCCTTCGGAGACTTCGCCCCGGGGCTGGTTCATTACACCGACAGGGTCCTCTTCGACGAGGTATGGGAGCGCGAGGACCTGTCCAAGCGGGACCGCAGCCTCGTCACCATCGCCGCTCTGACCGCGCTCGGAAAGATGGACCAGCTGCAGTTCCACCTTGGCTTCGCCCGCCAGAACGGTGTCACCGACGAGGAACTGCAGGAGGCCCTGCTGCACCTGGCTTTCTACGCCGGCTGGCCCAACGGGATGGGGGCGACGGGGGTGCTGAAGCGCATCGTCGACGAGCGGGACTGA